Proteins from a genomic interval of Capsicum annuum cultivar UCD-10X-F1 chromosome 4, UCD10Xv1.1, whole genome shotgun sequence:
- the LOC124898069 gene encoding serine carboxypeptidase-like 2 has protein sequence MAKRKRGLLVLCCNLFSVLLFLLAEVLHFSERVVAAGSPVKFLPGFKGPLPFELETGLLFEIGPITFEPVEYGDFKPAEYNSSFPSLVLNPHTWKKVASFIFLDLPVCTGFSYARTSAARQSDDMQASDHAYQFLHKWFNGHPEFLRNSFYMAGDSYSGLGVPIVSQLIANGNAKGLEPFINLKGYLLGNPLTYRGDYNQGILYAHGMGLISDELFEVRIV, from the exons ATGGCCAAAAGAAAGAGAGGTCTTCTTGTGCTTTGCTGTAATTTGTTTTCagttcttcttttccttcttgcAGAAGTATTGCATTTTTCGGAGCGTGTTGTGGCTGCTGGTTCACCCGTCAAGTTTCTTCCAGGATTTAAGGGGCCGCTTCCATTTGAACTTGAAACTGG CCTTCTCTTTGAAATAGGTCCAATAACATTTGAGCCTGTGGAGTATGGTGACTTTAAGCCAGCGGAATATAATAGTAGCTTTCCGTCATTGGTCTTGAATCCTCATACATGGAAAAAG GTCGCAAGCTTTATATTCTTAGATCTTCCAGTTTGTACTGGATTTTCCTATGCAAGAACTTCAGCTGCTCGGCAATCAGATGATATGCAAGCTAGTGATCATGCATATCAATTTCTTCACAAG TGGTTCAATGGTCACCCAGAATTCTTAAGAAATTCATTTTATATGGCTGGGGACTCCTATTCTGGATTAGGCGTACCAATCGTTTCTCAACTTATAGCAAATG GAAATGCGAAGGGACTTGAGCCATTTATTAATCTTAAG GGATATTTACTGGGAAATCCATTGACATATCGTGGTGACTACAATCAAGGGATCCTATATGCTCATGGAATGGGACTTATTTCTGATGAACTTTTTGAGGTTCGCATTgtataa